Proteins found in one Elephas maximus indicus isolate mEleMax1 chromosome 11, mEleMax1 primary haplotype, whole genome shotgun sequence genomic segment:
- the LOC126086095 gene encoding zinc finger protein 790-like isoform X2, whose protein sequence is METWPSGDMQSRCQTKKLSPKNGIFERELPQWAIMDIYNHSLESLCFGGDWEGRDQFEAQQENQEEYFNQLILTYEKVPTFTQNTAFNLCQRLNTGEKLNEFKACENAFSCGLDLTQHQLIHTGEKLCEEKECGKTVLPDSELTQCQTVLTSKKTYECKECGKTFSLRSSLTGHHRIHTGEKPFKCKECGKAFRFHSQLSVHKRIHTGEKSYECKECGKAFSCGSDLTRHQRIHTGEKPYECKECGKAFSQRSHLTKHQRIHTGEKPYECKECGKAFTRGSHLTQHQRIHAGEKSHVCKECGKAFIRGSNLAQHQNIHFGRKPYKCEKCGKAYIWSSHLARHQRIHTSRKPYECKDCGKTFIWASYLVQHEKIHSERKLFECRECRKTFLHGSQLNRHQKIHTGERNYECKECGKTFFRGSELNRHQKIHTGKRPYKCEECGKAFLWGSQLTRHQRIHTGEEPYVCKKCGKSFLWGSQLTRHRKTHIATEPYECKESGQIFRHHSYCIEQKIHSGEHLYEWKDCRNTFNQDSDIAQHHNIYTFEKSYEYKDFEKAFSQSSHFISLL, encoded by the exons ATGGAAACATGGCCTTCAGGAG ACATGCAGTCCAGATGTCAGACCAAGAAGTTATCACCAAAAAATGGCATTTTTGAAAGAGAATTACCCCAGTGGGCAATTATGGATATTTATAACCACAGCCTTGAAAGTTTGTGTTTTGGAGGTGACTGGGAAGGCAGAGATCAGTTTGAGGCACAACAGGAAAATCAGGAGGAATATTTTAATCAGCTGATACTCACCTATGAAAAAGTACCCACTTTTACCCAGAACACAGCATTTAATCTATGTCAGAGACTTAATACAGGAGAGAAACTGAATGAATTTAAAGCATGTGAGAATGCCTTTAGCTGTGGCTTAGACCTTACTCAACATCAGTTAATTCATACTGGTGAGAAACTCTGTGAAGAAAAGGAATGTGGGAAGACCGTTCTTCCCGATTCAGAACTTACTCAATGTCAGACtgttctcacttctaagaaaacatatgaatgtaaagaatgtgggaagACCTTTAGTTTGCGTTCAAGTCTTACTGGTCATCACAGAATTCATACTGGTGAGAAACCTtttaaatgtaaggaatgtggaaaggCCTTTAGGTTTCATTCACAACTTAGTGTTCATAAGCGAATTCATACTGGTGAAAAATCTtacgaatgtaaggaatgtgggaaggcctttagTTGTGGCTCAGATCTTACTcgacatcagagaattcatactggtgagaaaccctatgaatgtaaggaatgtgggaaggcctttagTCAGCGATCACATCTTACTAAACATCAGCGAATTCACACTggtgaaaaaccttatgaatgtaaagagTGTGGGAAAGCTTTTACTCGTGGCTCACACCTAACTCAACATCAGAGAATTCATGCTGGTGAAAAATCTCATgtatgtaaggaatgtggaaaagcttTTATTCGTGGTTCAAATCTTGCTCAGCATCAAAATATTCATTTTGGCAGGAAACCCTATAAATGTGAGAAATGTGGGAAAGCCTATATCTGGAGTTCACACCTTGCTCGACATCAGCGAATTCATACCAgtaggaaaccttatgaatgtaaggattGTGGGAAGACTTTTATTTGGGCTTCATATCTtgttcaacatgagaaaattcATAGTGAGAGGAAACTCTTTGAATGTAGGGAATGCAGAAAGACCTTTCTTCATGGCTCACAGTTGAATCGACATCAGAAAATTCATACTGGTGAGAGAAACTATGAATGTAAGGAGTGTGGAAAGACCTTTTTTCGTGGTTCAGAACTCAATCGGCATCAGAAAATTCACACTGGCAAGAGACCATATAAATGTgaagaatgtggaaaagcctttctCTGGGGTTCACAACTTACCcgacatcagagaattcatactggtgaAGAACCTTATGTATGTAAAAAATGCGGAAAATCTTTTCTATGGGGCTCACAGCTTACACGACACAGGAAAACTCACATTGCTACagaaccctatgaatgtaaggaaaGTGGGCAGATCTTTCGTCATCATTCATATTGTATTGAACAGAAAATTCACAGTGGAGAGCATCTCTATGAATGGAAAGACTGTAGGAACACCTTTAATCAGGACTCAGACATTGCTCAACACCATAATATTTATACTTTTGAGAAATCCTATGAATATAAAGATTTTGAGAAGGCATTTTCTCAGAGCTCTCACTTTATTTCACTCTTGTAA
- the LOC126086095 gene encoding zinc finger protein 790-like isoform X3, translated as MQSRCQTKKLSPKNGIFERELPQWAIMDIYNHSLESLCFGGDWEGRDQFEAQQENQEEYFNQLILTYEKVPTFTQNTAFNLCQRLNTGEKLNEFKACENAFSCGLDLTQHQLIHTGEKLCEEKECGKTVLPDSELTQCQTVLTSKKTYECKECGKTFSLRSSLTGHHRIHTGEKPFKCKECGKAFRFHSQLSVHKRIHTGEKSYECKECGKAFSCGSDLTRHQRIHTGEKPYECKECGKAFSQRSHLTKHQRIHTGEKPYECKECGKAFTRGSHLTQHQRIHAGEKSHVCKECGKAFIRGSNLAQHQNIHFGRKPYKCEKCGKAYIWSSHLARHQRIHTSRKPYECKDCGKTFIWASYLVQHEKIHSERKLFECRECRKTFLHGSQLNRHQKIHTGERNYECKECGKTFFRGSELNRHQKIHTGKRPYKCEECGKAFLWGSQLTRHQRIHTGEEPYVCKKCGKSFLWGSQLTRHRKTHIATEPYECKESGQIFRHHSYCIEQKIHSGEHLYEWKDCRNTFNQDSDIAQHHNIYTFEKSYEYKDFEKAFSQSSHFISLL; from the coding sequence ATGCAGTCCAGATGTCAGACCAAGAAGTTATCACCAAAAAATGGCATTTTTGAAAGAGAATTACCCCAGTGGGCAATTATGGATATTTATAACCACAGCCTTGAAAGTTTGTGTTTTGGAGGTGACTGGGAAGGCAGAGATCAGTTTGAGGCACAACAGGAAAATCAGGAGGAATATTTTAATCAGCTGATACTCACCTATGAAAAAGTACCCACTTTTACCCAGAACACAGCATTTAATCTATGTCAGAGACTTAATACAGGAGAGAAACTGAATGAATTTAAAGCATGTGAGAATGCCTTTAGCTGTGGCTTAGACCTTACTCAACATCAGTTAATTCATACTGGTGAGAAACTCTGTGAAGAAAAGGAATGTGGGAAGACCGTTCTTCCCGATTCAGAACTTACTCAATGTCAGACtgttctcacttctaagaaaacatatgaatgtaaagaatgtgggaagACCTTTAGTTTGCGTTCAAGTCTTACTGGTCATCACAGAATTCATACTGGTGAGAAACCTtttaaatgtaaggaatgtggaaaggCCTTTAGGTTTCATTCACAACTTAGTGTTCATAAGCGAATTCATACTGGTGAAAAATCTtacgaatgtaaggaatgtgggaaggcctttagTTGTGGCTCAGATCTTACTcgacatcagagaattcatactggtgagaaaccctatgaatgtaaggaatgtgggaaggcctttagTCAGCGATCACATCTTACTAAACATCAGCGAATTCACACTggtgaaaaaccttatgaatgtaaagagTGTGGGAAAGCTTTTACTCGTGGCTCACACCTAACTCAACATCAGAGAATTCATGCTGGTGAAAAATCTCATgtatgtaaggaatgtggaaaagcttTTATTCGTGGTTCAAATCTTGCTCAGCATCAAAATATTCATTTTGGCAGGAAACCCTATAAATGTGAGAAATGTGGGAAAGCCTATATCTGGAGTTCACACCTTGCTCGACATCAGCGAATTCATACCAgtaggaaaccttatgaatgtaaggattGTGGGAAGACTTTTATTTGGGCTTCATATCTtgttcaacatgagaaaattcATAGTGAGAGGAAACTCTTTGAATGTAGGGAATGCAGAAAGACCTTTCTTCATGGCTCACAGTTGAATCGACATCAGAAAATTCATACTGGTGAGAGAAACTATGAATGTAAGGAGTGTGGAAAGACCTTTTTTCGTGGTTCAGAACTCAATCGGCATCAGAAAATTCACACTGGCAAGAGACCATATAAATGTgaagaatgtggaaaagcctttctCTGGGGTTCACAACTTACCcgacatcagagaattcatactggtgaAGAACCTTATGTATGTAAAAAATGCGGAAAATCTTTTCTATGGGGCTCACAGCTTACACGACACAGGAAAACTCACATTGCTACagaaccctatgaatgtaaggaaaGTGGGCAGATCTTTCGTCATCATTCATATTGTATTGAACAGAAAATTCACAGTGGAGAGCATCTCTATGAATGGAAAGACTGTAGGAACACCTTTAATCAGGACTCAGACATTGCTCAACACCATAATATTTATACTTTTGAGAAATCCTATGAATATAAAGATTTTGAGAAGGCATTTTCTCAGAGCTCTCACTTTATTTCACTCTTGTAA